In Pseudomonadota bacterium, the genomic stretch CGTGTACGCGCCAGTCGACGAGCAGGGCCGGTTCGAGGACGATGTCGAAAGGTGGAAGGGCGAGCTCGTGTGGGACGCGAACCCCAAGATCGTGAGGTTCCTCCACGACTCGGGATCGCTCCTGAACCCGCCCGGGCAGAGCCTCCGCCACCAGTACCCGGTGTGCTGGCGCTGCAAGCAGCCGATCATCTTCCGCGCCACGCCGCAGTGGTTCGTCTCCATGGACGTGGCGGGGCTGCGGAGAGACGCGCTCGCGCAGATCGACGAGACGCGCTGGATCCCGCCGTGGGGCAGGGACCGCATCTACGGCATGGTCGAGAGCCGCCCCGACTGGTGCATCTCGCGCCAGCGGCTGTGGGGCGTGCCGCTGCCGTTCTTCACCTGCACGGGCTGCGGCGAGAAGCTCGTGGACGCGAAGGTCGCGCGGCACGTCGCACGGATCTTCGGCGAGCGCGGGAGCGACGCGTGGTTCGAGCTCGAGGCCTCGGCGCTCCTCCCGCCCGGCGCGAAGTGCGCGGCGTGCGGCGGGACGGCGTTCGACAAGGAGGAGAACATCGTCGACGTCTGGTTCGAGTCCGGCGTGAGCTGGGCCGCGGTGGCGGCGAAGCGCAAGGGGATGTCGATTCCCGTCGACCTCTACCTCGAGGGCGCGGATCAGCACCGCGGCTGGTTCCACACCGCGCTGCTCACCGCGACGGCGACGCGCGGGCACGCGCCGTACAGGACGGTGCTCACCCACGGGTTCATCTGCAACGAGAAGGGCGAGATCCTCTCGAAGAGCCAGAAGAACTTCGTGCCGCCCGCGAAGACGATCGACGAGCAGGGCGCCGAGATCCTGCGCCTGTGGGTCGGCTACGAGGACTACCGCTCGGACATCGTGTACTCGCCGGACATCATCCGCAGCCTCGTCGACTCGTACCGGAAGATCCGCAACACGTTCCGGTTCATGCTCGGCAACCTCGACGGGTTCGATCCCGGGCGCGACGCGGTCGAGGCGGCGAAGATGCCCGAACTCGATCGCTGGATGCTCGCGCGGTTCGGCAAGTACCTCGCGCGGCTCGACCGGGCGTACGACGAGTACAACTTCCATCACGTGTTCCACGCGACGATCGAGCTCGTCACGGTCGAGCTGTCCGCGTTCTACCTCGACGTCATCAAGGACCGCCTGTACTGCGAGGCGGCGGGGGGCGACCTGCGGCGGTCGGCGCAGACTGCGCTCTGGATCATGGCGCGGGACATGGCGCGCGCCCTGTCGCCGATCCTCAGCTTCACGGCCGAGGAGGTCTGGCGCCACCTGCCGGGCGGCGGCGGCGCGGAGTCGGTGTTCCTCGCCGGCTTCCCGGCGCCGGATCCGGCGTTCGACGACGACGCGCTCCTCGAGCGGTGGACCGCGCTCAGGGACATAAGGCGCGAGGTGACGAAGGTGCTCGAGGCGATGCGCGCGGAGAAGAGGATCGGCAACGCGCTCGAGGCCGAGGTGACGCTCAAGGCGAGCGGGGCGACGCTCGCGCTCCTCGCGGGCTTCGGCGACGAGCTGCTGACGGAGATCTTCCTCGTCTCCTCGGTTCGAGTCGAGGAGGGGGCGGGCGAGCTCGAGGTGAAGGCCTCGCCCTGCGGCGCGACCAAGTGCCCGCGCTGCTGGCGGCTCGGCCACGGGATCGGAACGGACCCGAAGCGCCCCGAGCTCTGCGCCCGCTGCGCCGCGGTGATCGCGGGGATGACGAGTTAGGGCGCGCGAGAAAGTGCGTACTGCGTGTGCCGTCCTTTGCCTCAAGGTCCATCATCACGGGTAAGATGAGCGTGGTCGTACAAGCCGTCCATGCCCCGAACCTGCCCTGATCCGCACATGTCACAGGATCGACAGGCGTCAATCGTTCCACCCGTTGCGGATCTTCTCGGATGGCGATAATATGCCCGCAGGTAGTCGATGAACCGTGACGTGCGTTGGGGGATCGGCGTCGCGACGAGAAGATGCTCTGATCGACGCCGGTTCTCGTCCGCGCACACTGGGGGAGGACGGGACATGA encodes the following:
- the ileS gene encoding isoleucine--tRNA ligase, which gives rise to MTDDKTAFDYKTTICLPKTEFPMKASLAKREPEEIRFWEESRIYEKLLDQTEAGPRFVFHDGPPYANGSIHHGHVLNKVLKDIVVKYRSLKGCHVRYIPGWDCHGLPIELNAERELGKPADTADKLSIRRRCEQFAIKWSNVQMEEFKRLGVFSLWNESYRTIDKDYEQTIVEELATIIEKGMLYRGRKPVYWCASCRTALAEAEVEYHDHVSPSVYVKYPAVDREALERALGLEPDGSPLSVMIWTTTPWTLPASLVIAVHPTYRYRAFRVNGERIVVAEEMAKAAFGDCRVAAEPVGETAAGAALEKQRCRHPFLDREIPILLADYVTLDAGTGCVHTAPGHGQEDYVLCAAHGIDVYAPVDEQGRFEDDVERWKGELVWDANPKIVRFLHDSGSLLNPPGQSLRHQYPVCWRCKQPIIFRATPQWFVSMDVAGLRRDALAQIDETRWIPPWGRDRIYGMVESRPDWCISRQRLWGVPLPFFTCTGCGEKLVDAKVARHVARIFGERGSDAWFELEASALLPPGAKCAACGGTAFDKEENIVDVWFESGVSWAAVAAKRKGMSIPVDLYLEGADQHRGWFHTALLTATATRGHAPYRTVLTHGFICNEKGEILSKSQKNFVPPAKTIDEQGAEILRLWVGYEDYRSDIVYSPDIIRSLVDSYRKIRNTFRFMLGNLDGFDPGRDAVEAAKMPELDRWMLARFGKYLARLDRAYDEYNFHHVFHATIELVTVELSAFYLDVIKDRLYCEAAGGDLRRSAQTALWIMARDMARALSPILSFTAEEVWRHLPGGGGAESVFLAGFPAPDPAFDDDALLERWTALRDIRREVTKVLEAMRAEKRIGNALEAEVTLKASGATLALLAGFGDELLTEIFLVSSVRVEEGAGELEVKASPCGATKCPRCWRLGHGIGTDPKRPELCARCAAVIAGMTS